The Halomicrobium salinisoli genome contains a region encoding:
- a CDS encoding long-chain-fatty-acid--CoA ligase, whose translation MKKQLLVTDFLDRARTYYGDYEAVVGTDGERFTYDEFGDRVDRFSAALQARGVEKGDRVAVLDPNTHYHLEAAFGAMQCGAVHVPLNYRLTSSDYEYLLSDSGASVVYADYEYAGTIEAVRDEIPAEVFVTNDPAPVDGDWIDFETFLDADPDGYDRPEMHEDEIITINYTSGTTGEPKGVCRTHRTESLHAQLVTIHHHLTDDDVYLWTLPMFHVNGWGHIYAVTGRGAKHVCTRGVDAEAVFDTVAAEDVSFLCCAPTVLTILDEYADEHDPAFGGDNPVRVTAAGSAPPSAIIRTVENEFGWEFIQLYGATETGPLIATSDAARLIPDEGGLRFSLKQRQGVAPLGTELRVVDDDGAEVPRDDQTIGEVVVRGNQVMEKYWEKPDETHAAFNDRLEGWYHTGDLAVVNEDGMIAIKDRKKDIIVSGGENISSVELEDALFDHEAVGDVAVVPAPSEKWGEKPKAFVVPASGDPENPGVSADGLTAFTREHLADYKAVREVEFVDAIPKTATGKIQKYELREREWDDEDQMVGTG comes from the coding sequence ATGAAGAAACAATTACTCGTCACCGACTTTCTCGACCGGGCCAGGACGTACTACGGCGACTACGAGGCCGTCGTGGGGACGGACGGCGAGCGATTCACGTACGACGAGTTCGGAGACCGCGTCGATCGGTTCTCGGCGGCGCTCCAGGCGCGGGGCGTCGAGAAAGGCGACCGCGTCGCGGTGCTCGACCCGAACACGCACTACCACCTCGAGGCGGCGTTCGGGGCGATGCAGTGTGGCGCCGTCCACGTGCCGCTGAACTACCGGCTCACGTCGTCGGACTACGAGTACCTCCTCTCGGACTCGGGCGCGAGCGTCGTCTACGCGGACTACGAGTACGCCGGGACGATCGAGGCGGTGCGCGACGAGATCCCCGCCGAGGTCTTCGTGACGAACGACCCGGCGCCGGTCGACGGCGACTGGATCGACTTCGAGACGTTCCTGGACGCCGATCCCGACGGCTACGACCGTCCCGAGATGCATGAGGACGAGATCATCACCATCAACTATACCTCGGGAACGACCGGCGAGCCGAAGGGCGTCTGTCGGACCCACCGGACGGAGTCGCTGCACGCCCAGCTCGTGACGATCCACCACCACCTCACCGACGACGACGTCTACCTGTGGACGCTCCCGATGTTCCACGTCAACGGCTGGGGCCACATCTACGCGGTCACCGGCCGCGGCGCGAAACACGTCTGCACCCGCGGCGTCGACGCCGAGGCGGTGTTCGACACCGTCGCCGCGGAGGACGTCTCCTTCCTCTGTTGCGCGCCGACCGTGCTGACGATCCTCGACGAGTACGCCGACGAGCACGACCCGGCGTTCGGCGGCGACAACCCCGTCCGCGTGACCGCCGCCGGGAGCGCCCCGCCGAGCGCGATCATCCGGACCGTCGAGAACGAATTCGGCTGGGAGTTCATCCAGCTCTACGGCGCCACCGAGACCGGGCCGCTGATCGCCACCTCGGACGCCGCCCGGCTCATCCCCGACGAGGGCGGGCTCCGCTTCTCGCTGAAGCAGCGCCAGGGCGTCGCCCCGCTCGGGACCGAGCTCCGCGTCGTCGACGACGACGGGGCGGAGGTCCCCCGCGACGACCAGACGATCGGCGAGGTAGTCGTCCGCGGCAATCAGGTCATGGAGAAGTACTGGGAGAAGCCCGACGAGACGCACGCGGCGTTCAACGACCGCCTCGAAGGGTGGTACCACACCGGCGACCTCGCGGTCGTCAACGAGGACGGCATGATCGCCATCAAGGACCGCAAGAAGGACATCATCGTCTCCGGCGGCGAGAACATCTCCTCGGTCGAACTGGAGGACGCGCTGTTCGACCACGAGGCCGTCGGCGACGTGGCGGTCGTCCCCGCGCCGTCCGAGAAGTGGGGCGAGAAGCCCAAGGCGTTCGTCGTTCCTGCGAGCGGGGACCCCGAGAACCCCGGCGTCTCCGCCGACGGGCTGACCGCGTTCACCCGCGAGCACCTCGCCGACTACAAGGCCGTCCGCGAGGTCGAGTTCGTGGACGCCATCCCGAAGACCGCGACCGGCAAGATCCAGAAGTACGAACTGCGCGAGCGCGAGTGGGACGACGAGGACCAGATGGTCGGGACCGGGTAG
- a CDS encoding DUF7560 family zinc ribbon protein → MSASEDYVFVCPECEESMEVNASMRDALMENGCVICGSPVSAAAFSGGRGECPGA, encoded by the coding sequence ATGAGCGCCAGTGAGGACTACGTCTTCGTGTGCCCCGAATGCGAGGAATCGATGGAGGTCAACGCCTCGATGCGGGACGCGCTCATGGAGAACGGTTGCGTTATCTGCGGGTCGCCCGTCTCGGCGGCCGCGTTTTCGGGCGGTCGAGGCGAATGCCCCGGGGCCTGA
- a CDS encoding pyridoxamine 5'-phosphate oxidase family protein, giving the protein MGLEQETEMSSEETDALLGRHETGVLALARDDDPYAVPISFGYDADERLFYMRLVAGSGSEKSKFLSGSPDVRLVVYEEEGRTYRSAVVTGVLESVARDEITPEHVAQYGEAKRPLFEIWGESRSDLDIQLHVLRPTTISGRRIELESDE; this is encoded by the coding sequence ATGGGTCTGGAGCAAGAGACGGAGATGTCGAGCGAGGAGACGGACGCGCTCCTCGGTCGCCACGAGACCGGTGTGCTGGCGCTCGCGCGCGACGACGACCCGTATGCGGTTCCGATCTCCTTCGGCTACGACGCCGACGAGCGGCTCTTCTACATGCGACTCGTGGCCGGCTCCGGCAGCGAGAAGAGCAAGTTCCTCTCCGGGTCGCCGGACGTGCGGCTCGTCGTCTACGAGGAGGAGGGACGCACGTATCGGAGCGCCGTCGTCACCGGGGTCCTCGAGTCGGTCGCCCGCGACGAGATAACGCCCGAGCACGTCGCACAGTACGGCGAGGCGAAGCGCCCGCTGTTCGAGATCTGGGGCGAGTCCAGGAGCGACCTCGACATCCAGCTCCACGTGCTCCGGCCGACGACGATCAGCGGCCGGCGCATCGAACTGGAGTCCGACGAGTGA
- a CDS encoding helix-turn-helix domain-containing protein, translated as MTAGIRVTVTFPTPPDCPVAELSADANTVISDVSTSVTRAGSTDARSEFLVDAEAVPDDYEHDPVFAYADRHLYRVTHDADCPCARLGEYETPVHRYFVTDGALEIVFHATDFDRLQTIVGELRDRYPDVDIQRLVRTSTEGSARDPVFVDRGKLTDRQLEVLRTAYEMGYFERPRGANATEVADELDVTPSTVTEHLLAAQSKLFRDVLEREP; from the coding sequence ATGACCGCCGGGATCCGCGTCACCGTCACCTTCCCGACGCCGCCCGACTGTCCCGTCGCAGAGCTGTCGGCGGACGCCAACACAGTCATCAGCGACGTCTCGACGAGCGTCACGCGCGCCGGCTCGACGGACGCCCGCTCCGAATTTCTCGTGGACGCCGAGGCGGTTCCGGACGACTACGAGCACGACCCCGTCTTCGCGTACGCCGACCGTCACCTCTACCGCGTCACGCACGACGCGGACTGCCCCTGCGCCCGCCTCGGCGAGTACGAGACGCCCGTTCACCGCTACTTCGTCACCGACGGCGCCCTCGAGATCGTCTTTCACGCAACCGACTTCGATCGCCTCCAGACCATCGTCGGCGAGCTCAGGGATCGCTACCCGGACGTCGACATCCAGCGGCTCGTCCGCACGTCCACGGAGGGCTCCGCTCGCGACCCCGTGTTCGTCGACCGCGGGAAGCTCACCGACCGTCAGTTGGAGGTCCTCCGGACGGCCTACGAGATGGGGTACTTCGAGCGGCCCCGGGGGGCCAACGCCACCGAGGTCGCCGACGAACTCGACGTCACGCCCTCGACCGTCACGGAACA